A region of the Peredibacter starrii genome:
AAAGGCCGCGAACACAATCAAGAACACACACATGTGCCACTCTAAAACTTTGTAGGCCTCATCAGGCAGTGGCTGTTTTTGTTTCATGTCCCGAAGCATTTCCACCATAAGGGACTGGTTTCGAAACTTCTTAAACAGTAAAAAACTCGCGAGTGATAAACCCGTAAGTGTTGGCTGCAATTTAAAGAACACACCCTCTTTGGCCACCAGAGAAATTCCACCAAGGATCACAATCAGCGCAACATTGAGTTTTGAAAGAGTGTGAACATGTCCTGTGAATTTCTTTTCCAGTCCCATTTCCAACAGGCCCAAAAGAATACCGCCGATTAAAGCGACTTCCAGTGAGAAGTAGGTTTCCAGTAACCAATATGCTACCGCGGGAATGAAAGAGAGAAGAAAAAAGGGTTTCGAGGCATTTTCCATGCCTCGATCTTATGCTATTTTCCTTAGTTTTTCTTCACAATAGATGAGGTAATCATCTTTGAATTTTACCGGGTCCAGAATTTCCACGTTCTTACCAAGTGTCAAAAGCCAGTCATAAAGCGCTTCGCATGGCTCTACATATGCGGCCCAGATAAGATCGCCATTTGGATTGGTGATCATGCAAGGCTTACCCAGGAAATGATGCTCGGGAAATAAATTTGTGGTCCCAGGATCGTGGATTTTTAGAATGAGT
Encoded here:
- a CDS encoding septation protein IspZ, with the translated sequence MENASKPFFLLSFIPAVAYWLLETYFSLEVALIGGILLGLLEMGLEKKFTGHVHTLSKLNVALIVILGGISLVAKEGVFFKLQPTLTGLSLASFLLFKKFRNQSLMVEMLRDMKQKQPLPDEAYKVLEWHMCVFLIVFAAFMAHVAINETTATWLFWKTGGFYIAFGGFMVIEMIFMQWFMRRFKK